A portion of the Deltaproteobacteria bacterium genome contains these proteins:
- a CDS encoding xanthine dehydrogenase family protein molybdopterin-binding subunit, translating into MPSRSPMVIWSSAVRILRFRPNRFWTPPSAVNFSSSCWDTRVTPSIWVFTSSTFGSSFLPLQRRIIFSVTTRNHSSEEKISKNNISCGHFFKRTQGIVIHGETRGCIMAEKPILGVPSPRVEGEEKVAGKAVYAVDVALPGMLWVKLLRSPLAHARIKRIDTSRAKAVPGVKVVLTGKEIAGIKIGKKIIDMPLLADDVVRFVGEKVAAVAADSEAHAEEAIDCIDVEYEELPVVTDVLAALAPKAPLLHPEVGSYKGLLQKIHTPSNAVVQLTWKKGDVVEGFRQSDLVVENTFEVPAVHQAYIEPHACVVRAHQEGFEVWASTKSPYALRDQVGNAVNIAPAKIVVHPCYVGGDFGGKGDSNDVALCYEIAKRAGAPVKVIFDYSEELIAGNPRHGALIKVRTGVKRNGLMIAEHIELLFDSGAYSSYRPQGYLVGAHDASGPYRIANCLVEERYVYTNKMPAGYMRAPGHVQGFFASESQRDLIARKLGMDPAEFRRMNFMRDGEPAPLGEHIHHIRPEETLAKALEVSHARAAKNKNIGLGCAIGNWVSKGGESYSFVRIDEQGGVTLSSAVIDTGPGVYSIMRQIVGQELKVSLEDIRVEPWDTSKVIKDTGVRGSSSTRVHGSSAYAAAVKAREAVLQAAAQAMNARPEELMVYEGGVIHGRREQRMSLADIVRAHGAPIVAEGHYANMSDGPESSLVAQVAEVEVDDETGAVTLRRLTTAHNTGTILNTLTHQGQIDGAAVMGIGYGVMEGFLNDENGRVVTANLGEYKIPNIKDVPELTTAIVQSNVGSGPYNSMSIGEHALIPTAAAIANAVEDAVGVRITSLPITAEKVLAALKQKGA; encoded by the coding sequence ATGCCGTCCAGATCACCGATGGTGATATGGTCCAGTGCGGTGCGAATCTTGCGGTTCAGACCAAACAGATTCTGGACGCCGCCGTCGGCGGTGAACTTCTCATCCAGCTGCTGGGATACCCGCGTCACACCTTCCATTTGGGTCTTTACATCATCCACGTTTGGGTCCTCCTTTTTGCCCTTGCAGAGAAGAATTATTTTTAGTGTAACTACCAGAAATCATAGTTCAGAGGAGAAAATAAGCAAAAACAATATTAGTTGTGGACATTTTTTTAAACGCACGCAAGGAATAGTTATTCACGGAGAAACGCGAGGTTGCATCATGGCAGAAAAACCAATCTTAGGAGTGCCCAGTCCACGGGTGGAAGGCGAAGAGAAAGTTGCCGGCAAGGCGGTTTACGCGGTGGACGTCGCGTTGCCGGGAATGTTGTGGGTGAAGCTACTGCGCAGTCCGTTGGCGCACGCGCGCATCAAACGCATCGACACCAGTCGAGCGAAGGCGGTGCCCGGCGTTAAAGTGGTGCTCACCGGAAAAGAAATAGCTGGCATCAAGATCGGCAAGAAGATCATCGACATGCCGCTGTTGGCGGATGACGTGGTGCGTTTCGTCGGCGAGAAGGTCGCCGCGGTGGCGGCGGACAGCGAAGCTCACGCTGAGGAAGCGATCGACTGCATCGATGTCGAATATGAAGAGCTGCCGGTTGTGACAGATGTGCTGGCAGCGCTTGCGCCCAAGGCGCCGCTGCTACATCCGGAAGTAGGCAGCTACAAGGGTTTGCTGCAAAAAATCCACACGCCGAGCAATGCAGTGGTTCAACTCACTTGGAAGAAGGGCGACGTCGTTGAAGGCTTTCGCCAATCCGATCTGGTGGTGGAGAATACTTTCGAAGTGCCGGCGGTGCATCAAGCTTACATCGAGCCGCATGCCTGCGTAGTGCGCGCTCACCAAGAGGGCTTCGAAGTTTGGGCGTCGACCAAAAGCCCCTACGCGCTGCGCGATCAAGTGGGCAACGCCGTGAACATCGCGCCGGCGAAGATCGTCGTGCATCCCTGCTACGTCGGCGGCGACTTTGGCGGCAAAGGCGACTCGAACGATGTGGCGTTGTGTTATGAGATTGCCAAGCGCGCCGGCGCGCCGGTTAAAGTGATCTTCGATTATAGTGAGGAGTTAATTGCGGGCAATCCGCGCCATGGGGCATTGATCAAAGTGAGGACCGGCGTCAAGCGCAACGGTTTGATGATCGCCGAGCATATAGAATTGTTATTTGACAGCGGCGCTTACAGCTCCTATCGGCCGCAAGGCTACCTGGTCGGCGCACACGATGCGTCCGGTCCATACCGTATTGCCAACTGTCTGGTCGAGGAAAGATACGTTTATACGAATAAAATGCCCGCGGGCTACATGCGGGCGCCCGGCCACGTGCAGGGCTTTTTCGCCAGCGAAAGCCAGCGCGATCTGATCGCCCGCAAGCTCGGCATGGACCCGGCCGAGTTTCGCCGTATGAACTTTATGCGCGACGGCGAGCCGGCGCCGTTGGGTGAGCATATTCATCACATTCGCCCCGAGGAGACCCTGGCCAAGGCGCTCGAAGTTTCTCATGCGCGCGCGGCGAAAAATAAAAACATCGGCCTCGGCTGTGCCATCGGCAACTGGGTATCGAAGGGCGGCGAGTCCTATTCCTTTGTTCGAATCGATGAGCAGGGTGGAGTCACGTTGTCATCGGCGGTCATCGACACCGGGCCTGGCGTCTATTCGATCATGCGCCAGATCGTCGGTCAGGAGTTGAAAGTGTCCCTCGAAGATATCCGCGTCGAGCCCTGGGACACTTCGAAAGTCATCAAAGACACCGGCGTGCGTGGCAGCAGCAGCACACGCGTGCACGGCTCGTCGGCCTACGCAGCGGCGGTCAAGGCGCGTGAAGCGGTGCTGCAGGCCGCAGCGCAGGCCATGAATGCAAGGCCGGAGGAACTGATGGTCTACGAAGGCGGCGTGATCCACGGCCGCCGCGAACAGCGCATGAGTTTGGCCGATATCGTGCGCGCCCATGGCGCGCCCATCGTCGCCGAAGGGCATTATGCCAACATGTCCGACGGCCCCGAGTCGTCGCTGGTGGCGCAGGTGGCGGAAGTGGAAGTTGACGATGAAACCGGTGCGGTGACGCTGCGGCGGCTGACCACGGCGCACAACACCGGCACGATTCTCAACACCTTGACGCATCAAGGGCAGATCGACGGCGCCGCCGTGATGGGGATCGGCTATGGCGTCATGGAAGGGTTCTTGAACGACGAGAACGGCCGCGTGGTCACCGCTAATCTGGGCGAATATAAGATCCCTAACATAAAAGATGTACCCGAGTTGACCACGGCAATCGTTCAATCCAACGTTGGCAGCGGGCCGTACAACAGCATGAGCATCGGCGAGCATGCCTTGATTCCCACTGCGGCAGCCATCGCCAACGCGGTGGAGGACGCGGTGGGCGTGCGCATCACCTCCCTGCCGATCACCGCGGAGAAGGTTTTGGCGGCGTTGAAACAGAAAGGGGCCTGA
- a CDS encoding ABC transporter substrate-binding protein: MKRQFLLVTCLWLFALALSVAAYAGEPLDLVKSTVDKALEILQEPRLQAKEKRTEKLNLLRDTVNPVFDYGEMARRTLGKHWAGRSKAEQEEFIKLFRNFVERVYTDKVELYNGERVVFGRETIDRDLAQVESFVVDAKGEKSSVVYRLLKNQSGWKLYDAVVEDISIIANYRSQFDRIIRNSSYQELIRRLSEKTN; this comes from the coding sequence ATGAAGAGGCAGTTTTTACTTGTTACGTGTCTGTGGCTCTTCGCACTTGCATTGTCGGTGGCGGCTTATGCCGGCGAGCCGCTCGATCTGGTGAAGAGCACGGTCGACAAGGCGCTCGAAATCTTGCAGGAGCCCAGGCTGCAAGCGAAGGAAAAAAGGACTGAAAAGCTCAACCTGCTGCGAGACACCGTGAACCCTGTGTTCGATTACGGTGAGATGGCGCGCCGCACCCTTGGCAAGCATTGGGCCGGTCGAAGCAAGGCCGAACAAGAAGAGTTCATCAAACTGTTTCGCAATTTCGTCGAGCGCGTCTATACCGACAAGGTGGAACTTTACAACGGCGAAAGAGTCGTATTTGGCCGTGAAACCATCGACCGGGATTTGGCGCAAGTGGAATCTTTTGTGGTCGACGCCAAGGGTGAAAAGTCGTCGGTGGTCTACCGGCTTTTGAAGAACCAAAGCGGCTGGAAACTCTACGATGCGGTGGTGGAAGACATCAGCATCATCGCAAATTACCGGTCGCAGTTTGACCGCATTATTCGCAACTCATCTTATCAAGAGTTGATCCGCCGGCTCAGCGAGAAAACGAATTGA
- a CDS encoding UbiD family decarboxylase, giving the protein MARPERVGTAHSTVTYRGLRDWIEQVEKMGELLTVNGAHWDREMGAITQMLTESARGTAPAIVFDEVPGYPKGHRTLYGQFSTIKRVALTLGLPLEYERKADIVKAYHHVMTDMKLIKPKMVKTGPIFENVLEGDKVDVLKLPVPIHHQRDTHRYVGTADMCITKDPDAEWYNFGAYRCEVYDGKTIGCQITEGKHGRIHRDKYFERGQSCKFAIVCGQDPLLYMLSASPLPSGVSEYDFAGGIRGEPVEVVKGPYTGFPIPADAEIVIEGEAVPGNAKPEGPFGEWMGYYSDDVVPRPYLDVKTVMYRNNPILTCAPQHKPVDETGLLKGIAGAAEIWNALEACGLPEILGVWNHEGAPATRFTAIQIRQRYPGHARNVLHVASNCMAGAYNGKWTVVVDDDVDCSDIDQVLWAMGTRFDPITDIDLVQKAWSSGRDPMFLPGNFNNRILIDACQPYNRKLRGEFPKVVEVPDDYRKQMKAKFPQLFGK; this is encoded by the coding sequence ATGGCACGTCCGGAACGGGTTGGCACCGCTCATAGCACAGTGACCTATCGCGGGTTGCGCGACTGGATCGAACAGGTTGAAAAAATGGGCGAGCTGCTCACCGTCAACGGTGCGCATTGGGACCGTGAGATGGGCGCTATCACCCAGATGTTGACCGAGAGCGCCCGCGGCACCGCGCCGGCGATCGTCTTTGACGAAGTGCCTGGCTACCCGAAAGGCCATCGCACGCTCTACGGCCAGTTCTCAACGATCAAAAGGGTGGCGCTGACTCTGGGGCTACCGCTCGAATACGAGCGCAAAGCGGACATTGTGAAGGCCTACCACCATGTGATGACCGACATGAAGTTGATCAAGCCCAAGATGGTCAAGACCGGGCCGATCTTCGAGAACGTCTTGGAGGGCGACAAGGTCGATGTGTTGAAGCTGCCAGTGCCGATCCACCACCAACGCGACACGCACCGCTATGTCGGCACCGCGGACATGTGTATCACCAAAGACCCTGACGCTGAGTGGTACAACTTCGGCGCCTACCGCTGCGAGGTTTACGACGGCAAGACGATCGGCTGCCAAATTACCGAAGGCAAACACGGCCGCATTCATCGCGATAAATACTTCGAGCGCGGCCAGAGCTGCAAATTTGCGATTGTCTGCGGTCAAGACCCGTTGCTTTACATGTTGTCGGCAAGTCCGCTGCCGAGCGGCGTTTCTGAGTACGATTTCGCTGGCGGTATCCGCGGCGAGCCGGTCGAAGTGGTGAAGGGGCCCTATACCGGATTTCCGATTCCCGCCGACGCTGAAATCGTCATCGAAGGCGAGGCGGTTCCTGGCAATGCCAAGCCGGAAGGGCCGTTTGGTGAGTGGATGGGTTACTATTCCGACGACGTTGTGCCGCGGCCCTATTTGGACGTCAAGACCGTCATGTATCGCAACAATCCGATCCTCACCTGCGCGCCGCAGCACAAACCGGTGGATGAGACCGGCTTGCTCAAGGGCATCGCTGGCGCGGCAGAAATCTGGAATGCGTTGGAAGCCTGTGGCCTACCAGAAATTCTCGGCGTGTGGAACCACGAAGGGGCGCCGGCGACGCGCTTTACGGCGATTCAAATCCGCCAACGCTACCCGGGCCATGCGCGCAACGTTTTGCACGTGGCGTCGAACTGCATGGCCGGCGCTTACAACGGCAAGTGGACCGTGGTGGTCGACGACGACGTCGATTGCTCGGACATCGATCAGGTGCTGTGGGCGATGGGCACGCGCTTCGACCCGATCACCGATATCGATCTGGTGCAAAAGGCCTGGTCGTCGGGCCGCGATCCGATGTTTCTGCCGGGTAACTTCAACAACCGCATTTTGATCGACGCTTGCCAGCCGTACAATCGCAAGCTGCGCGGTGAGTTCCCCAAGGTTGTTGAAGTGCCGGACGATTATCGCAAGCAGATGAAAGCGAAGTTCCCGCAGCTGTTTGGCAAGTAG
- the recQ gene encoding DNA helicase RecQ, translating into MAPSSSDTSDILATVKRYWGYAKLRPLQEQAIRAGLEQRDSLVVLPTGGGKSLCYQVPAALAGRTDIVVSPLISLMKDQVDGLRECGYPAAALYSGMPAYAQQETEEQFAAGRYRLLFVAPERLLTPRFLQLAERVKIRAFAIDEAHCISHWGHDFRPEYRRLAELKTRFPQASVQAYTATATERVRDDIAQQLKLKNPTVLVGTFDRPNLAYRIVPRIDARRQVLEILQRHKGEAAIIYCISRNDTESMADFLQANKIRAAHYHAGMEADDRRRAQDEFAAEALDVVAATVAFGMGIDRSDVRCVIHAAMPKSIEHYQQETGRAGRDGLPAECVLLYSAADVLRWEGLIEKSALDTKEPAEVIAASRQLLDHMRRLCNGIQCRHKMLSEYFGQDYNKPSCGACDVCLNEVEGLADATVTAQKILSCVYRAGERFGAEHVVDVLLGANTERVRRWNHEKLSTHGLLKGTERKTLTNMIYQLIDAGLLERSTDERPVLKLNALSWEVMRSQRQVRLLQAKEKVTKTRVDEHSWEGVDSGLFEHLRNLRREIASERNVPAYVIFSDATLRDMARLRPNSTAAMLGVRGVGDKKLADLGERFVNEIKRYCQNEGRKLESEPASRR; encoded by the coding sequence ATGGCCCCTTCTTCAAGCGACACCTCTGACATCCTCGCCACCGTCAAACGTTACTGGGGCTACGCCAAGCTGCGGCCGCTGCAGGAGCAGGCGATCCGCGCTGGGCTTGAGCAGCGCGATTCTTTGGTCGTTTTGCCCACCGGCGGCGGCAAGTCACTTTGCTACCAAGTCCCAGCGGCGCTGGCGGGGCGCACCGATATCGTCGTCTCACCGCTGATTTCGCTGATGAAAGATCAGGTCGACGGGCTGCGCGAATGCGGCTATCCGGCGGCGGCGCTGTACAGCGGCATGCCGGCCTATGCGCAGCAAGAAACCGAAGAACAGTTTGCCGCCGGCCGCTATCGTCTGCTTTTCGTTGCCCCTGAGCGTTTGCTAACGCCGCGCTTCTTGCAACTGGCTGAGCGCGTCAAGATTCGCGCCTTTGCCATCGATGAAGCCCACTGCATCAGCCACTGGGGCCATGATTTTCGCCCTGAGTATCGCCGGCTGGCGGAACTGAAAACGCGCTTCCCGCAGGCGAGCGTGCAGGCCTACACGGCGACAGCGACCGAGCGGGTGCGCGACGATATCGCGCAGCAGCTAAAACTGAAAAATCCGACTGTGTTGGTCGGTACCTTCGATCGCCCCAACCTGGCCTATCGCATCGTTCCGCGAATCGACGCCCGCCGCCAAGTACTGGAAATCTTACAGCGGCACAAAGGCGAAGCCGCCATCATCTATTGCATCAGCCGCAACGATACTGAATCGATGGCGGACTTTCTGCAGGCCAACAAAATTCGCGCCGCCCATTATCACGCCGGCATGGAAGCCGACGACCGCCGCCGCGCCCAGGACGAATTCGCCGCGGAGGCGCTCGATGTGGTGGCGGCCACTGTCGCCTTCGGCATGGGCATCGACCGTAGCGACGTGCGCTGCGTGATTCACGCGGCCATGCCGAAATCCATCGAGCATTACCAGCAGGAAACCGGCCGCGCCGGGCGCGACGGCTTGCCAGCCGAGTGCGTGCTGCTTTACTCGGCGGCGGACGTCTTACGTTGGGAGGGGCTCATCGAAAAGAGCGCATTGGACACCAAAGAACCGGCCGAAGTGATCGCCGCCTCGCGCCAACTGCTCGATCACATGCGCCGGCTGTGCAACGGCATCCAATGCCGCCACAAAATGCTGTCGGAATACTTTGGCCAGGACTACAACAAACCGAGCTGCGGCGCCTGCGACGTTTGCTTGAATGAAGTTGAAGGATTAGCCGACGCGACCGTCACCGCGCAAAAGATTCTCTCCTGCGTCTACCGCGCCGGCGAGCGCTTCGGCGCCGAACACGTCGTCGACGTCTTGCTCGGCGCCAACACCGAACGGGTGCGCCGCTGGAATCATGAAAAACTTTCGACCCACGGCCTCCTGAAGGGCACCGAGCGCAAGACCCTCACCAACATGATTTATCAACTGATCGACGCCGGCCTGCTCGAACGCAGCACCGACGAGCGGCCGGTGCTCAAACTCAATGCACTGTCTTGGGAAGTGATGCGCAGCCAGCGTCAGGTGCGCCTATTGCAGGCGAAAGAAAAGGTAACCAAGACTCGGGTCGATGAGCACTCGTGGGAGGGGGTCGACAGTGGCCTATTTGAGCACCTGCGCAACCTGCGCCGGGAAATCGCCAGCGAGCGCAACGTGCCGGCCTACGTGATCTTCAGCGACGCCACATTGCGCGACATGGCGCGGCTGCGTCCCAATTCCACGGCAGCAATGTTAGGGGTACGCGGCGTTGGCGACAAGAAACTCGCCGACCTAGGCGAGCGCTTTGTGAACGAAATCAAAAGATACTGTCAAAACGAAGGTCGCAAACTCGAAAGCGAACCCGCATCGCGCCGCTAA
- a CDS encoding alpha/beta hydrolase: MEEKIYFQSDGLKLAGLVDMPEDYKAGERRPAFIMLHGFGGNKDGEGQKVVGKLMAKWGYVSLRVDFRGCGDSEGERGRIICLDQVADTRNAISYMATRPEVDPQRIALIGSSFGAAVAVFTGGADKRVAAVISCGGWGDGERKFRGQHPGEEKWAKFTNMLAEGKRVRWQTGKSLMVPRYDIVPIPEKLRNRMSHGSIMEFPAETAQSMNDFRADDQVGNIAPRPLLLLHSANDSVTPTYESIEMFKKAGQPTELHLLSDVDHFTFNEQNPRLTNIVKEWLDKYFPVRKH, from the coding sequence ATGGAAGAAAAAATTTATTTTCAATCCGACGGTCTGAAACTCGCAGGATTGGTCGATATGCCTGAAGATTACAAAGCCGGTGAGCGCCGCCCGGCGTTTATCATGCTGCACGGCTTCGGCGGCAACAAAGATGGCGAGGGGCAAAAGGTCGTCGGCAAACTGATGGCCAAATGGGGCTACGTTTCGCTGCGCGTCGATTTTCGCGGCTGCGGCGACAGCGAAGGCGAGCGCGGCCGGATTATTTGCCTCGATCAAGTGGCCGACACGCGCAATGCAATCTCCTACATGGCCACCAGACCCGAAGTCGACCCGCAGCGCATCGCGCTGATTGGCAGCAGCTTCGGCGCAGCCGTGGCAGTTTTCACCGGCGGCGCCGACAAGCGCGTCGCCGCGGTGATCTCCTGCGGCGGCTGGGGCGACGGCGAAAGAAAATTTCGCGGCCAACATCCGGGCGAAGAGAAATGGGCCAAGTTCACCAACATGCTCGCCGAAGGCAAGCGCGTACGCTGGCAGACCGGCAAGTCGCTGATGGTGCCGCGCTACGACATCGTGCCGATCCCGGAGAAACTTAGGAATCGCATGAGCCACGGCTCGATCATGGAGTTTCCGGCTGAAACAGCGCAGAGCATGAACGACTTCCGCGCCGACGACCAGGTCGGCAACATCGCGCCGCGGCCACTGCTCTTGCTCCACAGCGCCAACGACTCAGTGACGCCGACCTACGAATCGATCGAAATGTTCAAGAAAGCCGGCCAGCCCACCGAGCTGCACTTACTGTCAGACGTCGATCATTTCACGTTCAACGAACAAAACCCGCGGCTGACTAATATCGTGAAAGAATGGCTGGATAAATACTTCCCCGTGCGGAAACACTGA
- a CDS encoding extradiol dioxygenase: protein MAEKFNVGGVLLNQPFKIRRLGHFGFNLVNMDEGRRFYVDLLGFKVSDVMDYSKRAKDPSTMVGLGDPNGYFTRYGTDHHAMVLFPKRVRDALGRTEAPGITVNQITWQVGSLREVGDAIKWFNERGIRQQRSGRDMPGSNWHTYLFDPDGQSNELYYGIEQIGWTGHSKPRAMYDRGFDKPPELPQIAEFDEVQQAQAKGVDIYSGYRHVDALPATYDVDGILLPRPFKIVRMGPVYLFTDELEKTLSFYRDGMGFTVTEEATYQGERCVYLRCNTEHHAVGLLPMKLRDKLGFSSHSKFTALGLQLANYGQLKNAIAFFKQHGVQVSESIPAELHPGIEYSATIRDPDGHMIQLYYAIEQIGWDGKTKPQAQRRAKKLADWPESLENDANAYMGEPYLGPWG from the coding sequence ATGGCAGAGAAATTTAACGTCGGCGGCGTCCTGCTCAACCAGCCGTTTAAGATTCGCCGGCTGGGGCATTTTGGCTTTAACCTCGTCAACATGGACGAAGGACGACGCTTCTACGTCGACCTCCTCGGCTTCAAGGTGTCCGACGTGATGGACTATTCAAAGCGCGCCAAAGACCCGTCGACGATGGTCGGCTTGGGCGACCCCAACGGTTACTTCACCCGCTACGGCACCGACCATCACGCCATGGTTTTGTTCCCCAAGCGAGTGCGCGACGCCCTGGGCCGCACCGAAGCCCCGGGGATCACGGTCAATCAAATCACCTGGCAGGTGGGCAGTTTGAGAGAAGTCGGCGACGCGATCAAATGGTTCAACGAGCGCGGCATCCGGCAGCAACGCTCCGGCCGCGACATGCCAGGCTCCAACTGGCACACCTACCTGTTCGATCCCGACGGCCAGAGCAACGAGCTTTACTACGGCATCGAGCAAATCGGCTGGACCGGTCACAGCAAACCACGCGCGATGTACGACCGCGGTTTTGACAAGCCGCCCGAGCTGCCGCAGATCGCCGAGTTCGACGAAGTGCAACAGGCGCAAGCCAAAGGCGTCGACATCTATTCCGGCTATCGCCACGTCGACGCGCTGCCTGCAACCTACGATGTCGACGGCATCTTGCTGCCGCGGCCGTTTAAAATCGTCCGCATGGGGCCGGTTTACTTGTTCACTGACGAGTTGGAAAAGACGCTATCTTTCTACCGCGACGGCATGGGCTTTACCGTCACCGAGGAAGCGACTTACCAAGGCGAGCGCTGCGTCTACCTGCGCTGCAACACCGAGCATCACGCGGTTGGCCTGCTGCCCATGAAGCTGCGCGACAAGCTCGGCTTTAGCAGCCATTCGAAGTTCACCGCACTCGGCCTGCAGCTCGCTAATTACGGGCAACTAAAAAACGCCATCGCTTTCTTCAAGCAGCACGGCGTCCAAGTGAGCGAGTCGATTCCCGCAGAATTGCACCCCGGCATCGAGTACTCGGCAACGATCCGCGACCCGGACGGTCATATGATTCAGCTCTACTATGCGATTGAACAGATCGGCTGGGACGGCAAAACCAAACCGCAAGCACAGCGCCGAGCGAAAAAGCTCGCCGACTGGCCGGAAAGCTTGGAGAACGACGCCAACGCCTACATGGGCGAGCCCTATCTAGGACCGTGGGGATGA
- a CDS encoding urea carboxylase-associated family protein, which translates to MKTLLKEHVPHNTGWSAEMKKGQVIRIIATTTVDFVFFNLHNLIERFDQPRTKVYNMKLFISTGDKLMGRNNQHMMTITYDGNKTGTHDLQKGMCSGYRFKLAQQENRLAEYYPREIKEIPDHGCYENLSRAVAKYGIIPEDIPSPFNLNQHMIIDGKTGKMEHTQVRRPKATTWISGPRSICWSP; encoded by the coding sequence ATGAAGACTTTGCTGAAAGAACATGTGCCGCACAACACCGGTTGGTCGGCGGAGATGAAAAAAGGCCAAGTCATTCGCATCATCGCCACCACCACGGTGGATTTCGTCTTCTTCAATCTGCACAACCTGATCGAGCGCTTCGACCAACCGCGCACCAAGGTTTACAACATGAAGCTGTTTATCAGCACCGGCGATAAATTGATGGGGCGCAACAACCAGCACATGATGACCATCACCTACGACGGCAACAAAACCGGCACGCATGATCTACAAAAAGGCATGTGCAGCGGTTATCGCTTTAAACTGGCGCAGCAGGAAAATCGTTTAGCGGAATACTATCCGCGCGAGATCAAGGAAATTCCCGATCATGGCTGCTACGAAAATTTATCTAGGGCCGTCGCCAAGTACGGCATCATTCCCGAAGACATCCCAAGCCCGTTCAATCTCAATCAGCACATGATCATCGACGGCAAGACCGGCAAGATGGAGCACACCCAAGTGCGGCGCCCGAAGGCAACTACATGGATCTCCGGGCCGAGATCGATTTGCTGGTCGCCTTGA